Proteins co-encoded in one Prunus persica cultivar Lovell chromosome G6, Prunus_persica_NCBIv2, whole genome shotgun sequence genomic window:
- the LOC18774820 gene encoding zinc finger protein CO3 isoform X3 has product MYGHNSTAFPRAADFQFQGSPPAHPLLYHEQLLVSAEFSNSCSSGSSSYCASPISSGTGGGATLIQRSVSSHSLQKTSCGTHRLVSDLLESETGPVRRVYSTGDLDLQQLQYCGYNRSSSETSPLSSESSMIIEGMSKACPYNPEEKKERIERYRNKRNLRNFNKTIKYACRKTLADSRPRIRGRFARNDEIEKNSPVQWSHISGEEDEEDCDSWINLLDAFSSIESNSMI; this is encoded by the exons ATGTACGGACACAACAGCACCGCATTTCCACGCGCCGCCGACTTCCAGTTCCAGGGCTCGCCACCGGCTCATCCGTTGCTTTATCATGAGCAGCTGCTCGTCTCGGCTGAGTTCAGCAACAGCTGCAGCAGCGGCTCCAGCAGCTACTGCGCCTCCCCAATCAGCAGCGGGACTGGTGGTGGCGCTACGCTGATTCAGCGCAGCGTCAGCAGCCATTCACTCCAGAAGACCTCTTGCGGGACCCACAGGCTAGTCTCCGACTTACTTGAGTCGGAGACCGGCCCCGTCCGCAGGGTTTACAGCACCGGAGACTTGGATTTGCAG CAATTGCAATATTGCGGTTACAATAGATCATCATCAGAAACTAGTCCCTTGTCGAGTGAGAGCAGTATGATCATAGAAGGGATGAGCAAAGCCTGTCCATATAATCCtgaggagaagaaagagagaattgAGAGGTATAGAAACAAGCGCAACCTCAGGAACTTCAACAAGACCATTAAG TATGCTTGCCGGAAGACGTTGGCGGACAGCCGGCCACGCATCAGAGGACGATTTGCAAGGAATGATGAAATTGAGAAGAACTCTCCTGTTCAGTGGAGTCACATAAGTGGGGAGGAAGACGAGGAGGACTGCGATAGTTGGATCAACCTTCTGGATGCATTCTCTTCTATTGAATCTAATTCCATGATCTAG
- the LOC18774820 gene encoding zinc finger protein CO3 isoform X1 — MYGHNSTAFPRAADFQFQGSPPAHPLLYHEQLLVSAEFSNSCSSGSSSYCASPISSGTGGGATLIQRSVSSHSLQKTSCGTHRLVSDLLESETGPVRRVYSTGDLDLQLINNMNNGMPQQLQYCGYNRSSSETSPLSSESSMIIEGMSKACPYNPEEKKERIERYRNKRNLRNFNKTIKYACRKTLADSRPRIRGRFARNDEIEKNSPVQWSHISGEEDEEDCDSWINLLDAFSSIESNSMI; from the exons ATGTACGGACACAACAGCACCGCATTTCCACGCGCCGCCGACTTCCAGTTCCAGGGCTCGCCACCGGCTCATCCGTTGCTTTATCATGAGCAGCTGCTCGTCTCGGCTGAGTTCAGCAACAGCTGCAGCAGCGGCTCCAGCAGCTACTGCGCCTCCCCAATCAGCAGCGGGACTGGTGGTGGCGCTACGCTGATTCAGCGCAGCGTCAGCAGCCATTCACTCCAGAAGACCTCTTGCGGGACCCACAGGCTAGTCTCCGACTTACTTGAGTCGGAGACCGGCCCCGTCCGCAGGGTTTACAGCACCGGAGACTTGGATTTGCAG CTGATAAATAATATGAACAATGGAATGCCACAGCAATTGCAATATTGCGGTTACAATAGATCATCATCAGAAACTAGTCCCTTGTCGAGTGAGAGCAGTATGATCATAGAAGGGATGAGCAAAGCCTGTCCATATAATCCtgaggagaagaaagagagaattgAGAGGTATAGAAACAAGCGCAACCTCAGGAACTTCAACAAGACCATTAAG TATGCTTGCCGGAAGACGTTGGCGGACAGCCGGCCACGCATCAGAGGACGATTTGCAAGGAATGATGAAATTGAGAAGAACTCTCCTGTTCAGTGGAGTCACATAAGTGGGGAGGAAGACGAGGAGGACTGCGATAGTTGGATCAACCTTCTGGATGCATTCTCTTCTATTGAATCTAATTCCATGATCTAG
- the LOC18774820 gene encoding uncharacterized protein LOC18774820 isoform X2, giving the protein MYGHNSTAFPRAADFQFQGSPPAHPLLYHEQLLVSAEFSNSCSSGSSSYCASPISSGTGGGATLIQRSVSSHSLQKTSCGTHRLVSDLLESETGPVRRVYSTGDLDLQLINNMNNGMPQQLQYCGYNRSSSETSPLSSESSMIIEGMSKACPYNPEEKKERIERYRNKRNLRNFNKTIKVVITDVQPSIVLLFGRLFEIVNFPKRECMLAGRRWRTAGHASEDDLQGMMKLRRTLLFSGVT; this is encoded by the exons ATGTACGGACACAACAGCACCGCATTTCCACGCGCCGCCGACTTCCAGTTCCAGGGCTCGCCACCGGCTCATCCGTTGCTTTATCATGAGCAGCTGCTCGTCTCGGCTGAGTTCAGCAACAGCTGCAGCAGCGGCTCCAGCAGCTACTGCGCCTCCCCAATCAGCAGCGGGACTGGTGGTGGCGCTACGCTGATTCAGCGCAGCGTCAGCAGCCATTCACTCCAGAAGACCTCTTGCGGGACCCACAGGCTAGTCTCCGACTTACTTGAGTCGGAGACCGGCCCCGTCCGCAGGGTTTACAGCACCGGAGACTTGGATTTGCAG CTGATAAATAATATGAACAATGGAATGCCACAGCAATTGCAATATTGCGGTTACAATAGATCATCATCAGAAACTAGTCCCTTGTCGAGTGAGAGCAGTATGATCATAGAAGGGATGAGCAAAGCCTGTCCATATAATCCtgaggagaagaaagagagaattgAGAGGTATAGAAACAAGCGCAACCTCAGGAACTTCAACAAGACCATTAAG GTCGTAATAACAGACGTTCAACCTTCTATTGTCTTACTCTTTGGACGTCTGTTTGAAATTGTAAACTTTCCCAAGAGAGAGTG TATGCTTGCCGGAAGACGTTGGCGGACAGCCGGCCACGCATCAGAGGACGATTTGCAAGGAATGATGAAATTGAGAAGAACTCTCCTGTTCAGTGGAGTCACATAA
- the LOC18774820 gene encoding uncharacterized protein LOC18774820 isoform X4, whose product MYGHNSTAFPRAADFQFQGSPPAHPLLYHEQLLVSAEFSNSCSSGSSSYCASPISSGTGGGATLIQRSVSSHSLQKTSCGTHRLVSDLLESETGPVRRVYSTGDLDLQLINNMNNGMPQQLQYCGYNRSSSETSPLSSESSMIIEGMSKACPYNPEEKKERIESMLAGRRWRTAGHASEDDLQGMMKLRRTLLFSGVT is encoded by the exons ATGTACGGACACAACAGCACCGCATTTCCACGCGCCGCCGACTTCCAGTTCCAGGGCTCGCCACCGGCTCATCCGTTGCTTTATCATGAGCAGCTGCTCGTCTCGGCTGAGTTCAGCAACAGCTGCAGCAGCGGCTCCAGCAGCTACTGCGCCTCCCCAATCAGCAGCGGGACTGGTGGTGGCGCTACGCTGATTCAGCGCAGCGTCAGCAGCCATTCACTCCAGAAGACCTCTTGCGGGACCCACAGGCTAGTCTCCGACTTACTTGAGTCGGAGACCGGCCCCGTCCGCAGGGTTTACAGCACCGGAGACTTGGATTTGCAG CTGATAAATAATATGAACAATGGAATGCCACAGCAATTGCAATATTGCGGTTACAATAGATCATCATCAGAAACTAGTCCCTTGTCGAGTGAGAGCAGTATGATCATAGAAGGGATGAGCAAAGCCTGTCCATATAATCCtgaggagaagaaagagagaattgAGAG TATGCTTGCCGGAAGACGTTGGCGGACAGCCGGCCACGCATCAGAGGACGATTTGCAAGGAATGATGAAATTGAGAAGAACTCTCCTGTTCAGTGGAGTCACATAA
- the LOC18773539 gene encoding beta-glucosidase 12: MEMQSRSLILGVVLLIGFALTNSKAALTVPPIHIDTPFNRSSFPPGFIFGSASGSYQYEGAASEGGRGPSIWDTYTHNHSERIADRSNGDIALDQYHKYKEDVGIMKDMGLDAYRFSISWSRLLPSGKLSDGVNEDGITYYNNLINELLRNGLKPFVTLFHWDLPQTLEDEYGGFLSPRVVNHFQDYAELCYKKFGDRVKYWTTLNEPFTYSSNGYAFGSMAPGRCSTWQKLNCTGGNSAIEPYLVTHHLLLAHAAAANLYKNKFQASQKGVIGLTLVSPWFVPLSEANEDQKAALRALDFTFGWFMEPLTSGNYPHIMQSLVQGRLPKFTEEQSKLLIGSFDFLGLNYYTGFYASDTSHNISAHASYNASDASHNISAHASYITDTRVNLTSERNGVPIGAKGASDWLNIYPIGIQDFLLYTKEKYNDPIIYITENGIDELNDPKLSLKEALYDTKRVDYHMLHLFYVQSAIKNGVKVKGYFLWSLLDNFEWSAGYTVRFGINFVDYNNGLRRLPKLSAHWFKSFLKKY, from the exons ATGGAAATGCAAAGCAGGTCTTTGATTTTAGGTGTGGTGCTACTAATTGGCTTTGCATTGACAAATAGCAAAGCTGCTCTTACAGTTCCACCCATTCATATTGACACTCCCTTCAACAGGAGCAGTTTTCCACCAGGTTTCATATTTGGCTCAGCTTCAGGATCTTACCAG TATGAAGGTGCTGCAAGTGAAGGTGGTAGAGGACCAAGCATATGGGATACCTACACCCACAATCATTCAG AAAGAATTGCTGATCGCAGTAACGGAGACATCGCTCTTGATCAATATCACAAGTATAAG GAAGATGTGGGTATTATGAAAGATATGGGGTTAGACGCTTATAGATTCTCTATCTCGTGGTCCAGATTGTTACCAA gtGGAAAGTTAAGTGATGGTGTGAACGAGGATGGAATCACATACTACAACAATCTAATCAATGAACTCCTTCGAAATG GTCTAAAGCCATTTGTCACACTCTTTCATTGGGATCTTCCTCAAACTTTAGAAGACGAATATGGTGGTTTTTTAAGCCCTCGTGTTGT CAATCATTTTCAAGACTATGCAGAACTATGTTATAAGAAATTTGGTGATCGAGTAAAGTATTGGACCACGTTGAATGAGCCATTTACCTATAGTAGCAATGGTTATGCATTTGGCTCTATGGCACCAGGACGATGCTCTACTTGGCAAAAACTAAATTGCACTGGCGGAAATTCAGCTATTGAACCATATCTGGTGACACACCACCTCCTCCTTGCTCATGCAGCTGCTGCAAACTTGTATAAGAATAAATTTCAG GCATCTCAAAAAGGTGTGATAGGACTTACGCTTGTGTCACCCTGGTTTGTGCCTCTTTCAGAGGCAAATGAAGATCAAAAGGCTGCATTACGGGCTTTGGACTTTACTTTTGGATG GTTTATGGAGCCATTAACAAGTGGTAACTATCCGCACATCATGCAGTCTCTTGTTCAAGGACGATTACCAAAATTCACAGAAGAACAATCCAAATTACTAATTGGgtcatttgattttcttggactAAATTACTATACTGGTTTCTATGCAAGTGATACATCTCATAATATTTCTGCACATGCAAGCTACAATGCAAGTGATGCATCTCATAATATTTCTGCACATGCAAGCTACATAACAGATACTCGCGTGAATCTTACAT CTGAGCGAAATGGAGTCCCTATTGGTGCAAAG GGTGCTTCAGACTGGCTAAATATTTACCCAATAGGAATTCAAGATTTTTTACTCTACACGAAGGAAAAGTACAACGATCCAATCATTTACATTACCGAGAATG GCATTGATGAATTGAATGATCCAAAATTATCACTTAAGGAAGCCCTTTATGATACCAAGAGAGTTGACTACCACATGCTTCACCTCTTTTATGTTCAAAGTGCAATCAA AAATGGTGTCAAAGTGAAGGGATATTTTCTATGGTCATTGCTAGACAACTTCGAATGGAGTGCTGGATACACTGTTCGATTTGGTATCAACTTTGTGGATTACAATAATGGGTTGAGAAGGCTCCCAAAACTCTCAGCACACTGGTTCAAAAGTTTCCTCAAAAAATACTGA
- the LOC18773426 gene encoding chitinase 2, translated as MSNMALSKLKLIFTLFFLQAFLTSPTSIQAAPANSDLFREYIGAEFNDVKFSDVPINPNVEFHFILSFAIDYDPSGSSPTNGKFNVFWDSDNLSPSQVSSIKNQHSNVKVALSLGGDSVSSGSAYFKPSSIDSWVSNAVSSLTSIIQQYNLDGIDIDYEHFSADPDTFSECIGKLITTLKNNGVISFASIAPFDDDQVQSHYLALWKSYGHLIDYVNFQFYAYDQGTTVSQFINYFKTQSSNYNGGKVLASFISDGSGGLSPENGFFTACHRLKSEQQLHGIFVWSADDSKKIGFRYEKQSQALLATPH; from the coding sequence ATGAGCAATATGGCACTCTCAAAGCTTAAGCTCATCTTCACCCTTTTCTTCCTTCAAGCCTTCCTCACATCCCCTACATCAATCCAAGCAGCCCCAGCAAACTCAGATCTCTTCAGAGAATACATAGGAGCTGAATTCAACGATGTCAAGTTTTCTGATGTCCCCATTAACCCAAATGTTGAATTCCACTTCATTCTCTCATTTGCCATAGACTATGACCCCTCAGGCTCTTCTCCCACCAATGGAAAATTCAATGTCTTCTGGGACTCTGATAATCTTAGCCCTTCCCAAGTTTCCTCCATCAAAAATCAGCATTCAAATGTCAAAGTGGCCTTGAGCCTAGGAGGAGACAGTGTGAGTAGTGGCTCTGCTTACTTCAAGCCTTCCTCAATTGACTCATGGGTTTCCAATGCTGTTTCTTCTCTCACAAGCATCATCCAGCAGTACAATTTGGATGGAATTGACATTGATTACGAGCACTTCAGCGCAGACCCCGATACCTTCTCCGAGTGCATTGGGAAGCTTATAACAACCCTCAAGAACAATGGAGTGATATCATTTGCTTCCATTGCTCCCTTCGATGATGACCAAGTTCAGAGCCACTACTTGGCCTTGTGGAAGAGCTATGGCCACTTGATAGACTATGTGAATTTCCAGTTTTATGCATACGATCAGGGCACCACAGTGTCTCAGTTCATCAATTATTTCAAGACACAAAGCTCCAATTACAATGGTGGGAAGGTCTTGGCAAGCTTTATCAGTGATGGGAGTGGTGGACTGTCCCCTGAGAATGGTTTCTTCACTGCCTGTCACAGGCTCAAGAGTGAGCAACAACTTCATGGTATCTTTGTTTGGTCTGCAGACGATTCCAAGAAAATCGGTTTCCGCTATGAAAAGCAATCACAAGCTCTCTTAGCAACCCCCCACTAG
- the LOC18772571 gene encoding kinesin-like protein KIN-5D, translating into MDSSQSQQRRGGLVSLSPSQTPRSSDKSVRDLRSGDSNSINRHEKDKGVNVQVLVRCRPLSEDEMRVHTPVVISCHESRREVSAIQNIANKQIDRTFAFDKVFGPASQQKELYDQAVSPIVNEVLEGYNCTIFAYGQTGTGKTYTMEGGARKKNGEFPSDAGVIPRAVKQIFDILEAQVAEYSMKVTFLELYNEEISDLLAPDESTKFIDDKSKKPIALMEDGKGGVFVRGLEEEIVCTANEIYKILEKGSAKRRTAETLLNKQSSRSHSIFSITIHIKECTPEGEEMIKCGKLNLVDLAGSENISRSGAREGRAREAGEINKSLLTLGRVINALVEHSGHVPYRDSKLTRLLRDSLGGKTKTCIIATVSPSIHCLEETLSTLDYAHRAKNIKNKPEVNQKMMKSALIKDLYSEIDRLKQEVYAAREKNGIYIPRDRYLNEEAEKKAMAEKIERMELDSESKDKQLMELQELYSSQQLLTVDLSDKLEKTEKKLEETGNALFDLEEKHRQANATIKEKEFLIANLLRSEKSLVERAFELRGELENAASDVSSLFAKIERKDKIEDGNRILVQKFQSELTQQLEILHKTVAVAVTQQEQQLKGMEEDMQSFVSTKAEATEELRGRLGKLKNMYGSGIKALDGIAGDLEGNSQSTFCHLNSEVSSHSSALEDLFKGIASEADELLNDLQGNLHNQAEKLSAYAQQQREAHARAVETARSTSKVTVDFFKTLDLHASNLTQIVEEAQTVNNKKLSELEEKFEECAANEERQLLEKVAELLASSNARKKKLVQTAVNDLRESTTSRTSKLQQEMSTMQDSTSSIKAKWTVHMEKTESHYLEDTFAVESGKKDMEEVLQNCLKQATMGAEQWKNAQGSLLSLEKSNVASVDSIVRRGTEANQALRDRFSSAVSAALEDVDAADKNLLSSIDHSLQLDHEACGNLNSMIIPCCGDLRELKGGHYHNIVEITENAGKFLLDEYVVDEPSCSTPRKRSFNLPSIASIEELRTPAFEELLRSFWDGRSAKQQANGDLKHIAAAYEAAQSIRDSRVPLTAIN; encoded by the exons ATGGATTCATCACAGTCACAACAGAGAAGAGGAGGTTTGGTATCGCTATCCCCGTCACAGACACCGCGGTCGAGCGACAAGTCGGTGCGAGATCTGCGATCCGGGGATTCGAATTCGATAAACAGGCATGAAAAGGACAAGGGTGTCAATGTGCAGGTGCTTGTGCGTTGCAG GCCTTTGAGTGAAGATGAAATGAGGGTACATACGCCCGTGGTGATTTCTTGTCATGAGAGTAGAAGGGAAGTGTCTGCAATTCAGAATATAGCTAACAAGCAGATTGATAGAACCTTTGCGTTTGACAAG GTCTTTGGTCCCGCATCCCAACAGAAGGAATTGTATGACCAGGCTGTGTCTCCTATTGTAAATGAAGTACTTGAGGGCTATAACTGTACTATATTTGCCTATGGTCAGACAGGGACGGGGAAAACATACACAATGGAAGGAGGAGCAAGAAAGAAG AACGGGGAGTTTCCAAGTGATGCCGGTGTTATCCCACGAGCTGTTAAACAAATTTTTGACATATTAGAAGCTCAGGTTGCTGAGTACAGCATGAAAGTCACATTTCTAGAGCTGTACAATGAGGAGATAAGTGATCTTCTGGCCCCAGACGAGAGCACGAAATTTATAGATGACAAATCTAAGAAACCCATTGCTCTCATGGAAGATGGGAAGGGGGGTGTCTTTGTAAGAGGCTTGGAAGAAGAGATAGTGTGCACAGCAaatgaaatttataaaatcTTGGAGAAGGGATCTGCAAAAAGACGTACAGCTGAGACTCTTCTCAACAAACAAAGCAGTCGCTCACACTCTATATTTTCCATCACAATCCACATCAAGGAATGCACTCCAGAGGGTGAGGAAATGATTAAGTGTGGGAAGCTAAATCTTGTTGACCTTGCTGGTTCTGAGAACATTTCACGCTCAGGTGCAAGAGAG GGTAGAGCAAGGGAAGCAGGGGAGATAAATAAAAGCTTGCTTACTCTTGGCCGTGTCATTAATGCTCTAGTTGAACACTCTGGTCATGTTCCATATAg GGATAGTAAACTAACAAGATTGTTGAGGGACTCCTTaggagggaaaacaaagaCATGCATAATTGCCACGGTATCACCCTCCATCCATTGTTTGGAAGAAACACTCAGCACCCTAGACTATGCGCACCGTGCCAAAAACATAAAGAATAAACCAGAG GTCAATCAAAAAATGATGAAATCTGCTCTGATCAAGGATTTATATTCTGAGATTGATCGGCTTAAGCAAG AGGTATATGCTGCAAGAGAGAAGAATGGAATCTATATACCACGAGATCGTTATCTTAATGAAGAGGCAGAGAAGAAG GCAATGGCTGAAAAAATAGAGCGGATGGAACTTGATTCTGAATCCAAAGACAAG CAACTGATGGAGCTTCAGGAACTTTACAGTTCTCAGCAACTTTTGACTGTAGACTTGAGTgataaacttgaaaaaactGAG AAAAAGCTTGAGGAAACTGGAAATGCACTGTTTGATCTCGAGGAAAAACATCGACAGGCAAATGCAACCATTAAAGAGAAGGAATTTCTGATTGCAAACCTCCTCAGATCGG AGAAATCACTGGTTGAGCGTGCATTTGAGCTTCGAGGAGAGCTAGAGAATGCTGCATCAGATGTGTCCAGTTTATTTGCCAAGATTG AGCGCAAGGATAAAATTGAAGATGGAAATCGGATACTAGTTCAGAAATTCCAGTCCGAATTAACTCAACAGCTTGAAATCTTGCATAAGACTGTCGCAGTTGCAGTGACACAACAGGAGCAGCAATTGAAAGGTATGGAGGAGGATATGCAGTCCTTTGTATCAACCAAGGCAGAG GCTACTGAAGAACTTCGAGGAAGACTAGGAAAGCTTAAAAATATGTATGGTTCTGGTATTAAAGCTCTGGATGGTATAGCTGGGGACCTTGAAGGAAATTCTCAGTCAACTTTTTGTCATCTAAATTCGGAAGTTTCTAGCCATTCTTCTGCTCTGGAGGAT CTCTTCAAAGGAATTGCTTCAGAAGCTGATGAATTACTCAATGATCTTCAAGGTAATCTTCACAACCAAGCAGAGAAGCTAAGTGCATATGCACAACAACAGCGTGAG GCTCATGCCAGAGCAGTTGAAACTGCACGGTCAACTTCTAAAGTTACTGTGGACTTCTTCAAGACTCTAGACTTGCATGCATCCAATCTGACCCAAATCGTGGAAGAAGCACAAACTGTCAACAATAAGAAATTGTCTGAACTTGAAGAGAAGTTTGAG GAGTGTGCTGCTAATGAAGAAAGGCAGTTGCTAGAAAAGGTGGCAGAGTTGCTGGCAAGTTCAAACGCTAGGAAGAAAAAACTG GTCCAAACAGCAGTAAATGATCTTCGAGAGAGTACAACAAGCAGAACCAGCAAACTACAGCAAGAAATGTCAACCATGCAAGATTCAACATCTTCTATCAAAGCAAAATGGACAGTTCACATGGAAAAAACAGAATCCCATTACCTTGAAGATACATTTGCTGTGGAAAGTGGAAAGAAAGACATGGAAGAGGTTCTACAGAATTG TTTGAAGCAGGCAACAATGGGTGCAGAACAATGGAAGAATGCTCAGGGTTCCTTGCTCAGTCTAGAAAAGAGTAATGTTGCTTCTGTGGACTCCATTGTTAG GAGGGGAACGGAAGCCAATCAAGCTCTACGTGATAGGTTTTCCTCTGCTGTATCAGCTGCACTAGAAGATGTAGACGCTGCAGACAAGAATCTCCTGTCTTCTATTGATC ATTCATTACAACTTGACCATGAGGCATGTGGAAATCTTAACTCAATGATCATTCCATGTTGTGGGGATTTAAGGGAACTGAAGGGAGGTCACTACCACAATATTGTCGAGATCACAGAGAATGCGGGAAAATTTCTTCTGGATGAATATGTG GTGGACGAACCATCATGTTCCACACCAAGAAAGAGGTCGTTCAATCTTCCAAGCATTGCATCCATTGAAGAACTCAGAACTCCTGCCTTTGAAGAATTGTTGAGATCATTCTGGGATGGAAGATCTGCAAAGCAGCAGGCAAATGGAGACTTAAAACACATCGCAGCGGCATACGAGGCTGCCCAGTCCATTAGAGACTCCAGAGTTCCTCTCACTGCTATTAACTGA
- the LOC18775304 gene encoding LOW QUALITY PROTEIN: pentatricopeptide repeat-containing protein At1g62720 (The sequence of the model RefSeq protein was modified relative to this genomic sequence to represent the inferred CDS: inserted 2 bases in 1 codon) yields the protein MPKMMIRTTTAATSSSSCYCWSSRGMNCFHSNSTFLLFVNNYFDFFHSQPSKPIKSTRTQLEQPKRVLPKITNVEDAFNVFDRMLQMRPLPSVVRFTKILGQVAKLKHYSAVISLYNQMGMSRIGHHVYTLTILINCYCHLNQMGFSLSVLGKFFKLGLEPDVFTFNTLINGFLLKNRVAEAAGIFNKMIAGGNCQPDVVTYGILIKGFCMKGXIVSLRKDTLADDALNLFSEMMCKGIAPNVITYTSLIHGVCKLGEWKEATRLLNDMVSKNIFPNVFTFNVLVDTLCKEGMVGEAEGVVEMMIERDIEPDRVTYNSLMDGFCLRGEMSKARKVFKLMLSKGSMVNVVCYNTLINGYCKHKMMDEAMMLLREMSRKGLVPDIVTYSTLVDGCCKVGKLGVAQKLFSEMQACGQLPNVQTYAILLDGLCKNQQLSTAIQLFKEMEGKKLDVDIVIYTILIKGLCVAEKIESARELFCGLSSRGLQPDVRTYTIMIDGLCIGGRTSEAEKLLFEMEEQGCSPNGWTYNVIIRGYINNNETVRAMELIQQMVEKGFSADAWTTELIVDLLCKDKVDPALLPLMQKENYELNLPRLKLNRSSDHPKKH from the exons ATGCCGAAGATGATGATACGGACTACAACTGCTgctacttcttcttcttcttgttattgCTGGAGCAGCAGAGGTATGAATTGTTTTCACTCTAACTCCACTTTTCTCCTTTTCGTCAACaattactttgatttctttcacTCTCAACCTTCGAAACCGATCAAATCTACAAGAACCCAACTAGAGCAGCCAAAAAGAGTCTTACCCAAAATCACAAATGTTGAGGATGCTTTCAATGTGTTCGATAGAATGCTTCAAATGCGCCCTCTGCCTTCTGTTGTCCGTTTCACTAAAATCTTGGGTCAAGTtgcaaaattgaaacattaCTCGGCCGTCATCTCATTATATAACCAAATGGGTATGTCGAGAATTGGACATCATGTTTATACCCTAACCATTCTCATAAATTGTTATTGTCATCTAAACCAAATGGGGTTTAGTTTATCTGTATTGGGAAAATTCTTCAAACTTGGTCTTGAACCAGATGTCTTTACCTTCAACACTCTAATCAACGGCTTTCTTCTCAAGAATAGAGTGGCGGAGGCGGCAggaattttcaacaaaatgatTGCGGGAGGTAATTGTCAGCCTGATGTGGTTACTTACGGCATACTAATAAAGGGCTTTTGCATGAAAGG AATTGTCAGTCTTCGTAAGGATACACTAGCTGATGATGCATTAAACCTATTCTCAGAAATGATGTGCAAGGGTATTGCCCCAAATGTCATTACCTATACATCCTTGATTCATGGAGTTTGCAAATTAGGTGAGTGGAAAGAAGCTACAAGGTTGTTGAATGACATGGTGAGTAAAAATATCTTTCCAAATGTGTTCACGTTCAACGTCTTGGTAGACACACTTTGTAAGGAGGGGATGGTTGGGGAAGCAGAAGGCGTGGTCGAAATGATGATTGAAAGAGATATTGAACCTGATAGGGTTACATACAATTCACTTATGGATGGTTTCTGTTTGCGAGGAGAAATGAGCAAGGCTAGAAAAGTTTTTAAACTAATGCTTAGCAAGGGCTCGATGGTTAATGTTGTTTGTTACAACACATTGATAAATGGATATTGTAAGCATAAGATGATGGATGAGGCCATGATGCTACTTCGGGAAATGTCTCGTAAGGGACTGGTTCCAGATATCGTTACTTATAGCACTCTTGTGGATGGTTGTTGCAAAGTGGGGAAATTAGGTGTTGCACAGAAGTTGTTCTCTGAGATGCAAGCTTGTGGCCAACTTCCAAATGTTCAAACTTATGCTATTCTACTGGATGGCCTGTGTAAAAACCAACAACTTTCTACAGCAATCCAACTGTTTAAAGAGATGGAAGGCAAGAAGTTGGATGTAGATATTGTGATTTACACTATTCTTATTAAAGGTTTGTGCGTAgctgaaaaaattgaatctgCAAGGGAACTCTTTTGTGGTTTATCATCCAGAGGGCTTCAACCGGATGTAAGGACATATACCATAATGATTGATGGACTCTGTATTGGGGGCCGAACAAGTGAAGCAGAAAAGCTGCTTTTCGAAATGGAAGAGCAAGGTTGTTCTCCAAATGGTTGGACCTACAACGTAATTATTCGAGGGTATATCAATAACAATGAGACAGTAAGGGCGATGGAACTTATTCAAcaaatggtggagaagggtTTCTCAGCAGATGCATGGACTACAGAATTGATAGTTGATCTATTGTGTAAAGATAAAGTAGATCCTGCATTGTTGCCATTGATGCAAAAAGAGAATTATGAACTTAATTTGCCTCGGTTAAAGTTGAACAGATCTTCTGACCATCCCAAAAAACATTGA